The Desulfovibrio inopinatus DSM 10711 genome segment AAAATAAACTTCTGGCTTTGAGATGCTTGAGAAACGGAGACTCTGTCAACTCCCGTCTTCCTCGTGGGCAAAAGAGAGAGAGGATTTCATGATATGGTATCCTTTCGTTTTCATGCAAGCATCAATGAGCTGGTCGCGATCGCAATGAATATAAGGCGGACTTTCTGCTACAGTAAAATCGGCTTGGTGTTGGCAGGCAAGAAGGTCGTCATATGCCGCTTCGTTGGATTTTTCCGGATGATAAACAGCAATGGTCCGACAGCCGGTAAATGCAACGATCACGAATGGTATGAGGAGAGTCCGGAATGAAATTGATGGGCAAATCATGTGGAAGGAGTCCTTCGGCCTTGACAAAACCGGCTTCAGCTACCCAAGTACAGAGCGTAACCATGTAGCTGTTTGGATATTGAGAGTCCGAGATGAGGCATTGATGTGGCATGAAATATTTTGAGTATCTTCGTCTTCAACGCGAACCCTTTTCCATCTCGCCGGATCCTGATTTTTTTTACGAATCGGAGCAACACGAGCAATGTCTCGATCAACTCGAAGCAGCGATTACTCTGCGTCGTGGTTTGAATATTGTTGTTGGTGACGTTGGAACGGGAAAAACTTTGGTTTGCCGCATGCTCATGCAACGGCTTTCGCATACAACAGGCGTCAACGTCCATCTTGTTTCCGACCCATATTTTGAATCGGGCAAGGATTTTCTTCAAACGTTGGCCAGCCTGTTTGGTGTTTCCGAAAGACGGTTGTCATCGACTCCTCGTGTGCTCAAGGAGGCTATTCGCGACATTCTCGAGATGAAGGCCGTTGAACAACACAAGATCAATGTGCTTATTATCGATGAGGGACAAAAAATTTCACGAGAACATATCGAGATTTTGCGTGAAATTCTCAACTTTGAAACCGAGTCGGAAAAACTGTTGCAAATGGTTATTTTTGCTCAGAACGAATTTGAAGACGTTCTGGCTCTTTACGAAAATCTTGCAGATCGAGCCAACCTCATTTATCGGCTTAAACCGCTGGGCGTGGGGGATACGAAACGCCTTATTCTCAAAAGACTTCGTGTTGCCGGCAAGAAATCAACAGAGTCGGCTATATTCACTTCCAGCGCAGTCTGGGCCGTCTACTGGTCGACTGGTGGATATCCACGGAAAATCATTCGATTGTGTCACCAAGTCCTTCTCGCCATGATTGCTCGCAATAAAACTCGAGCGACGTGGCGATTAGTGCGTTCGGTTGCGGCCCCACGGTCCAGCCGTGGAAAACAATTGATTTGGGGTGGGATTGTCGTGAGTCTGGCCGTTGCTGCGGTCATGTACGGCCCACAGACCAAACAGTTCGTTCAGCACATGATGGCACGATGGTTTCCCGATCCCGTTGCCGTGGCAACGGGGGGGGAAACGGAGACGATGTCGTTATCGGCCCAGGGTCCGTCAAAAACGGAAGATATTCCGGGCGAAACAGCGACGATTGCTTCTGATCAAAGTTCTGCTCGTTCTTTACACCAATCGGAGATTAATGGATCGGAGGCTGTACAGAATAATTTGCAAGCGTCACTCGACGCAACAGGTCCACCTCCGCCAGGCTTGCTGGGACGAGTTCGTATTGAGCCGGGCTGGGTCGTCGAGAAGATGGCCAGACAGATTTATGGAAGAAGCGATCACCAAATACTGGATATTGTTGCGCAGGCGAATCCCGATATTTATGATTTAGGGCTTGTTGGAGCCGGACAGACGATTGTTTTTCCTGCCATTGTCGCATCCCCCCCACCGTATGGCTCCGTATTACTCGTTATTGGACAGGTGGAATCTCTTCCTGATGCTTTTGCTGTGTTGGCGCAAAAACCGGATGATTGGCCGAACTTGCGACTCTTTGTCTATTATCATCCCACGGAAGGACTTGTTATCGATATTGTCGTATATAAAGTGTTTTTCTCCCCTGTCGAAGCGGCTCGTGCTGTGACCGAACTTCCCGTAGAATTGTCTGAGCGTGTTGTTGTTGTCGACTCGTTTTTGCCCCAATCGACGTTTTATTCTGAATTGGGATCATCATGACATTTTCCGCCGGGGTTTTTGCCAGAATACACACGACAATCATTGTATAACGCATCAGATATTCCCCTTTACCGTCGACAATCATATCATTTGGAGAGGAAAAGCAAATATGAACCTGTATGGAAAAAACACGGTATCGAGTGTGGTTTCCATAAAGAAGGAGGATGACCGGGTGACCGATGGATTTTGCCAGGTAACGGGCGAGGTCGATTACGGCGATGCATTGTCTTTTGAAGAAGTCGGAGACGCTGAGTTGGCTCTTCGTCGTGAAATCGAAGAAGCCATGCATGATATGGGGGCCGAGCACCTTGATTTCGATACGAGTGGGGACATGCTATCGTTTGAAAGCGGATTTTTTTCACGCCCTGAAGGCATAGCCCATCAGCTTTGTGATCGGCTTGCACCGTATTTTCGACTTGATATGCGTGGACGTATTGTGGTTCTCGAACGCAATCTTGCTCCACTCATCGTTTTTTCTTTGATGAACGGGAGTGTAAAGCGTTTGGAGATTGACGTTTTTTCTTGATTATTCGAGCCAAGCAGGTAGAGCGCGCCCGGCATCGCCCAATTCTTTATCGAGAGCCCGGGCGCACGGCTCTATGCGTTCCGCGAGTTCCCAATATTGGGGGGAGTGATTCATGTGGTGACGGTGGCAAAGTTCATGGATGAATACATAGCGAACAAGCGGTTTGGGAAGAAATGCAAGACGGTAGTTCAGACTGATTGTCCCTTTTGTCGAGCAGCTTGCCCAACGCGACCGTTGAGCACGTATAGAGGCTGATACGAAGTCGATGTTGATTTCTTTGCTGACCTCTCGCAGGCCGGCGATAAGATGTGGTCCAACGCGTTGACGAATATGACCGCACAACGCGGAAAAAAGTGCGTCTTTTTCGTCAATCCTGCCTTTAATACATACTTCCGACGGGCCTTTGTCGAGAAATCGATATCGACCTGCTGGAGCTGAAGGCGCATTCAAATAATGCGTGCGCAACTCTATATCAACTCCTGGACAACATATTCTTTCGGGTAATCCGATTTCCGAAGAACATGCCGTCAGCCCGGCTAAGGTTTCTTCTATCCATGGACGTTTGCGTAAGACAGCCTGAGCCAAACTATAGATATCGATGCCGAAGGGGTATGTGACATCAAGGTGGTGAGGGTCGCGAATTTTGAGAATGATATTTTTGGCGCGTCTGTTGGCACGTATACGAAGCGGCAAGGTAAAACCCGCTTCTTTCAACATATCCGTCAGGAGGTCGTAAGGCGTAGACTTGGTCATGGTGATTGTGGGGGGCTATCGGTCTCACAGGGAGCTATGCAGGCGGAACACACACCTTCATACAATATATCCACGGTATCAATGCGGCCGACGCACATTTCGGGAGGCATCGTGGGACGATTGTCGGGTGGAGGCGGGAGACAATATGTTTTGTCGCAACGGACACAGTGGAAATGACAATGAAATTCCCCATGAAAACCAGCGCAATATCGATGCATCCGGTCTGCAGAGGTGGTTCGTCGAACGACGCCTTTTTCAACGAGTTTGTCGAGAATACGGTACAAGGTGACCTTGTTCATGGCGTTGTCATGCACGATGTGCTCCAGAAGCTGAGGCGCACTCAGGGCTTTGGTGGCTCGCAGAAGGAGTTCCAGCACATAGAGTCGTTTCGACGTCGGTTCCAGACCAACGTCTGTCAATAATCTCATTGCATCCATGGTCATGACCGAAAGTGTAGCCTTGTGTTCTTGAGTACGTCAATGCCGCGGTCGACAAAGAAGCACACGGCGCCAATAGCGATGATGCTTGCCCCTGATGTCAGATTGAACGCGTAGGACAGGAGAAGTCCTGAAACACAAAAGAACATTCCCAATAGGCTGGAGAGCACCATCATTCCGATTAGAGAGCGGCTACGCCGTTCGGCAAGGTAGGGGGGGATGGTGAGTAATGCAATGACGAGAATAAGCCCGACCATGCGGATGATCATGACCACAGTCAGAGCGGTCAACGCCGGGAGAAGGTAATGCAACAAGTCGACGGGCACTCCCTTTGAGCGGGAGAATTCTCGGTCAAAGGAGACGGAGAGAAAGTCGCGATAGAAAATCCATGTGAGTATAATTGCCAAAACATCGACGAGGGCGATGAAGAGCAGATCTTCATGGGAGACCGTGAGGATAGACCCGAAGAGATAGCTCATCAGATCGACGTTATATCCAGGCGTCAAGTCGAGGAGGATGACGCCGAGGGCCATACCCGCAGCCCACATGGCGCCGATGACGGTATCTGAACGTTCTTCCTGACGGTGTGTGACGCCGGCCATGATGGTGGATGCGATGACGCTGAACCCGAGAGTTGTCGGCAGAACAGGCAGTCCGGCATAGAATGCCAGGCCAATACCACCATACGCGCAGTGAGCTATGCCGCCAGCGAGAAAGACGAGTCGATTTACGACGACAAGAGATCCAATAATGCCACACGCCACACAGGCAAGAATGCCGGCAGCCAAGGCGTTTTGCATGAATTCGTATTGAAAAGCTTCAATCATAATTTGGTGTACCACGTCTAACCGATCAGAATGCCAACTCCATGAGTTGGAGAGGAATGTGAACGGATGAAGTTGAGTAAGAGAAGAGATTAGAGCGACGGGGTTAAGGGCACTCCAGGTCCGCGCAGCGTGTCCATGTATGAGTCAATGGGGCAATTCGCATCATGGGGGCCATAAAGCAAGGTCAGCATGGACTGGGTGAGAATTTGGCCTCGCGTGCTTTCGAGTTGACGATTGACACAGGCCAAACCGGTAACGCCAGCGCGTATCATGGCGAGATCATGACTGACCACGACGACAGCAGCTTCTTGAGCGAGATCGGCTAAAAAAGCATAGAGACAAAATCGTCCTTGGGGATCGATGTTCGACGT includes the following:
- a CDS encoding ExeA family protein; protein product: MKYFEYLRLQREPFSISPDPDFFYESEQHEQCLDQLEAAITLRRGLNIVVGDVGTGKTLVCRMLMQRLSHTTGVNVHLVSDPYFESGKDFLQTLASLFGVSERRLSSTPRVLKEAIRDILEMKAVEQHKINVLIIDEGQKISREHIEILREILNFETESEKLLQMVIFAQNEFEDVLALYENLADRANLIYRLKPLGVGDTKRLILKRLRVAGKKSTESAIFTSSAVWAVYWSTGGYPRKIIRLCHQVLLAMIARNKTRATWRLVRSVAAPRSSRGKQLIWGGIVVSLAVAAVMYGPQTKQFVQHMMARWFPDPVAVATGGETETMSLSAQGPSKTEDIPGETATIASDQSSARSLHQSEINGSEAVQNNLQASLDATGPPPPGLLGRVRIEPGWVVEKMARQIYGRSDHQILDIVAQANPDIYDLGLVGAGQTIVFPAIVASPPPYGSVLLVIGQVESLPDAFAVLAQKPDDWPNLRLFVYYHPTEGLVIDIVVYKVFFSPVEAARAVTELPVELSERVVVVDSFLPQSTFYSELGSS
- a CDS encoding M48 family metallopeptidase, with amino-acid sequence MTKSTPYDLLTDMLKEAGFTLPLRIRANRRAKNIILKIRDPHHLDVTYPFGIDIYSLAQAVLRKRPWIEETLAGLTACSSEIGLPERICCPGVDIELRTHYLNAPSAPAGRYRFLDKGPSEVCIKGRIDEKDALFSALCGHIRQRVGPHLIAGLREVSKEINIDFVSASIRAQRSRWASCSTKGTISLNYRLAFLPKPLVRYVFIHELCHRHHMNHSPQYWELAERIEPCARALDKELGDAGRALPAWLE
- a CDS encoding Fur family transcriptional regulator; the protein is MRLLTDVGLEPTSKRLYVLELLLRATKALSAPQLLEHIVHDNAMNKVTLYRILDKLVEKGVVRRTTSADRMHRYCAGFHGEFHCHFHCVRCDKTYCLPPPPDNRPTMPPEMCVGRIDTVDILYEGVCSACIAPCETDSPPQSP
- a CDS encoding metal ABC transporter permease, translated to MIEAFQYEFMQNALAAGILACVACGIIGSLVVVNRLVFLAGGIAHCAYGGIGLAFYAGLPVLPTTLGFSVIASTIMAGVTHRQEERSDTVIGAMWAAGMALGVILLDLTPGYNVDLMSYLFGSILTVSHEDLLFIALVDVLAIILTWIFYRDFLSVSFDREFSRSKGVPVDLLHYLLPALTALTVVMIIRMVGLILVIALLTIPPYLAERRSRSLIGMMVLSSLLGMFFCVSGLLLSYAFNLTSGASIIAIGAVCFFVDRGIDVLKNTRLHFRS